One Phaseolus vulgaris cultivar G19833 chromosome 2, P. vulgaris v2.0, whole genome shotgun sequence DNA window includes the following coding sequences:
- the LOC137810769 gene encoding HVA22-like protein c produces the protein MGTSGDNFLQVLFKNFDVLALPLVTLVYPLYASIKAIESRSSIDDQQWLTYWVLYSLITLFELTFAKVLEVLAIWPYAKLILSCWLVLPQFNGAAHVYRHYVRPFYMNPQMPQMPKIPGASQMWYVPRKNIFSKQDDVLSAAERYMEEHGTEAFERLITKADREGRARRNGSYMIFEDDYIY, from the exons ATGGGTACTTCTGGCGACAATTTTCTCCAAGTTCTCTTCAAGAACTTCGATGTTCTTGCTCT GCCCTTGGTCACCCTGGTTTACCCTTT ATATGCTTCGATAAAGGCCATAGAGAGTAGGTCTAGTATTGATGATCAGCAATGGCTCACTTATTGGGTTCTCTATTCTTTGATCACTCTGTTTGAGCTCACATTTGCCAAAGTTCTTGAAGT GCTTGCCATTTGGCCTTATGCCAAGTTGATACTTAGTTGCTGGCTGGTTCTTCCACAGTTCAATGGGGCAGCACATGTTTATAGGCACTATGTTAGACCATTCTATATGAATCCACAAATGCCACAAATGCCAAAAATCCCAGGAGCTTCTCAAATGTGGTATGTTCCTCGAAAGAACATATTTAGTAAGCAGGATGATGTCCTTTCTGCTGCTGAGAGATACATGGAAGAGCATGGAACAGAAGCATTTGAAAGACTCATAACCAAG GCTGACAGAGAAGGTAGAGCACGGAGGAATGGAAGTTATATGATCTTTGAGgatgattatatatattaa
- the LOC137810770 gene encoding protein GAMETE CELL DEFECTIVE 1, mitochondrial, producing MQAFRRITTTTISTAKQFNALPSIISADALFYPSGEVLVTRRWLSSRKSRSGEDEWNEAWETAWLPEDLRPKTRAPWESDVNFPSSSSSPVAAADAVAEADEETKAFVAEMNENWNERRRGSKEKEKEKREENGALYSVENMKKDYRLKKQRMHAGLWMKEIEKLEEAKLADSDVAAGDDIQRLIDSCSDIFDPGNNDLNNAQVQTAEFKNMPDGWETISKNQEGNVWEMSQREEDILLQEFERRIAYSKFQIASFIKTHIFSRRRPIDGWKYMIEVVGPNAKRGKGSVSRVPTLSDPSTQPFKEERNSVGKTYLPLQRR from the exons ATGCAAGCGTTTCGACGAATAACAACAACGACCATCTCAACGGCAAAGCAATTCAACGCTCTACCATCCATTATTTCCGCCGATGCGCTATTCTATCCTTCCGGCGAGGTTCTGGTCACGAGACGTTGGTTGTCGAGCCGCAAGTCCCGGAGCGGCGAGGACGAGTGGAACGAGGCTTGGGAAACGGCGTGGCTGCCGGAGGACTTAAGGCCGAAGACGCGAGCTCCGTGGGAGAGCGACGTCAACTtcccctcctcctcctcctcccccGTTGCTGCGGCTGACGCCGTGGCCGAGGCCGACGAGGAGACGAAGGCATTCGTGGCGGAGATGAACGAGAATTGGAACGAGCGGCGAAGAGGATCgaaggagaaggagaaggagaagaGGGAAGAAAACGGCGCGCTTTACAGCGTGGAGAATATGAAGAAGGATTACCGACTGAAGAAGCAGAGGATGCACGCTGGATTGTGGATGAAGGAGATTGAGAAGCTCGAGGAGGCAAAATTGGCGGATTCTGACGTTGCTGCTGGCGATGACATCCAGAGATTGATTGATAGTTGCTCCGA CATTTTTGACCCTGGCAATAATGATCTCAACAATGCACAAGTGCAAACTGCTGAGTTCAAAAATATGCCTGATGGATGGGAAACGATATCAAAAAATCAAGAAGGAAATGTATGGGAGATGTCCCAGAGAGAAGAAGATATACTTCTACAGGAATTTGAACGACGTATTGCCTATAGTAAATTTCAG ATTGCTAGTTTTATCAAGACTCACATATTTAGCCGGAGGAGGCCAATTGATGGGTGGAAATATATGATAGAGGTGGTGGGACCAAATGCTAAGAGAGGAAAGGGTAGTGTTTCGAGAGTACCAACTCTATCTGATCCCTCTACACAACCTTTCAAGGAGGAGAGAAATTCGGTTGGCAAGACTTATCTTCCCCTTCAGAGAAGGTAG